The genome window AATTGTACGAAATATTTACCGGAAAGCAAACAGTTAAATCACTTTATTTATAAAAAAGGGCATAATAGTCACGTTTACTCACAATATAGTTTAGGTAAAAAATGCGTGTTTTAGGTATTGAATCTTCCTGTGACGAGACAGGTATCGCCATTTACGACACTGAAAAAGGTTTATTAGCTCATCGCTTATTTAGCCAAATAGCTATGCATGCCGAATATGGTGGTGTCGTCCCAGAGCTGGCTTCGAGAGATCATATTCGTAAAACCTTACCTTTAATCGAAGAAGTATTATCCGAGGCAGGATTATCCAGAAGTGATATTGATGGCATTGCATACACGGCTGGACCAGGTTTAGCTGGTGCATTACTGGTTGGCGCCGCGATAGGTCGCAGCCTTGCCTGGGCTCTCAATATTCCTGCCTTAGCGATAAATCACATGGAAGGGCATTTATTATCTCCTTTACTCGAAACACCATCTCCAGCCTTTCCTTTTGTCTCATTACTCGTGTCAGGTGGTCATACTTTGCTAGTGGATGTAAAAGGGGTTGGCCAATACGAGCTACTGGGTGAATCCATTGACGATGCCGTTGGCGAGGCTTTTGATAAAACAGCCAAACTACTTGGGATGGATTATCCTGGTGGCCCCTATCTGGCTGCCAAGGCCGAACAAGGTATTGCCGATCGCTTTGTTTTTCCTCGTCCGATGACCAATCGACCTGGCCTCGATTTTAGCTTCAGTGGCTTAAAAACATTTGCTATGAATACCTGGCTGGACACAAAACAAACGGAACAGGATAAAGCGGATATTGCTTTAGCTTTTCAGACAGCTGTTGTCGAAACCCTCGCTATCAAATGTAAAAGAGCCCTCAAACAAACAGGGCATAAACGTTTAGTGGTGGCCGGAGGCGTGAGTGCCAATAAAGCGCTTCGTCATAAACTAGACTCGATGAAGGGCGTTGAAGTGTTTTATCCGCGACAAGCATTTTGCAGTGATAATGGCGCTATGATTGCTTTTGCAGGCGCCATGCGCCATGAGGCAATGAAATATCAAGATGTGCCAAGTTTTACTGTCAGACCTCGCTGGCCGCTGAATGAACTCAGCCCACCATAAACTAACCAGATTTAGATTCTTCTTTAGCGAGCAAAC of Methylophaga marina contains these proteins:
- the tsaD gene encoding tRNA (adenosine(37)-N6)-threonylcarbamoyltransferase complex transferase subunit TsaD; translation: MRVLGIESSCDETGIAIYDTEKGLLAHRLFSQIAMHAEYGGVVPELASRDHIRKTLPLIEEVLSEAGLSRSDIDGIAYTAGPGLAGALLVGAAIGRSLAWALNIPALAINHMEGHLLSPLLETPSPAFPFVSLLVSGGHTLLVDVKGVGQYELLGESIDDAVGEAFDKTAKLLGMDYPGGPYLAAKAEQGIADRFVFPRPMTNRPGLDFSFSGLKTFAMNTWLDTKQTEQDKADIALAFQTAVVETLAIKCKRALKQTGHKRLVVAGGVSANKALRHKLDSMKGVEVFYPRQAFCSDNGAMIAFAGAMRHEAMKYQDVPSFTVRPRWPLNELSPP